In Alphaproteobacteria bacterium, the genomic window TTTGTGCGTCATCAGTTCTATCTGGCAGAATATTGCCCGCCAGAACAAATATTCCTATTGCATCACCAAGGCGGCTTTGCAGGGGTTAGTGTTATCCGCTGCTGCTGATCTGGCAAGCGATGGCCATTTGATTAATGCGGTATTGCCGGGTGCACTTGATACACCGATGACCCAGCGGAATTTAAGCCCCGACCAGATCAAGCAACTGGAAACCGCAACCAAATTCAACCGCATGCCGAAGTTAAATGACGTATCGAACCTCGTGTTCCATTTATGCTCGCCCAATAACACCGGCATTACCGGCCAATTTATTGCATCGGATTTAGGATATAGCCATGTCCGCATTATCTGAGTCTATTTATAATTCAGACTGCGGCGTTAGCTTTTTGGCGTTTTTTCCGCTTCCGGTGCTCACGTACTTAAACGTACGCTGCGCTCCGGTTCTCAAAAACCACCAAAAATCCTTAGCCGCAGCAAAATTCTAAACAGACTCATCTGAGAACCACCATGCAGCAAAAATTCTCTATCTCATCATCAACAGGCAACTATGATGTTGAAGTTGCTTCCGGGCTTTACCAGCAATTCATGGCGCAGGGCCAGAATCTTATTGCCATCTGCGATGAACGCTTTGCCGCAGATTTTGAAAAGGCAGGCGTAAAGGCGATTGCATTGAGGTCGGAAGAAACCGTTAAAAGCCTTGATGCCATTCCCGCCATCATCACGCAGTTGCGCAAATTGGGCACCACGCGCGATACCTTATTACTGGCGGTAGGCGGCGGTATTGTTCAGGATGTTTCCGCGTTTTGCGCAGCGATTTATATGCGGGGTTTAGACTGGATCTATATGCCAACGACCTTGCTTGGCATGGCCGATAGCTGCATTGGCGGTAAATCATCCATCAATGTCGGTGAATATAAAAATATTGTTGGCACATTTAACCCGCCGCGCCGTGTATTAATTGATCCAGCTTTCACTGCAACATTAAACGCCGAACAAATCGCTGCTGGCATGATTGAGGCGGCAAAAATCTGTTATTGCCGCGGGCTGGATAGCTGGAATGCGTATATGGCAACCACACCATCCGCCACGATGGGTGAGGGCGGGTTTGCGCGCGTTATCGCAACATCCCTTGCTGCCAAGAAATGGTTCATCGAAACCGATGAGTTTGATAAGGGCGAACGGTTATTGCTTAATTTCGGCCACACCTTTGGCCATGCGTTGGAAGGTGCATCGCATTACCGCGTCAGCCACGGGATTGCAGTGGGCGTGGGGATGCTATGCGCGCTGGCGCTCGAAGAACGCATGGGTGCAAATTACGCATCGCAGCCGCATGTTGCGGTGATGCGCCAGCATGTTGAAGAATTGTTGGCGCTGGTAACGGATTTGCCTGCTGCATTGGAAGGCGTAACTGCGCCTGATCTTTTCGACCGTTTTTCATCCGATAAAAAGCATAAGGTTGATGGTTATCGCGTCGTCGTGGTTGCTGCAGATGGCCGCGCCCAATTAAAGACCTTGCCAAAAAATGATGAAAGCCGCACACATCTCACGGCCGCGATGGAACACGTTCTGACATCGCTTCGCAAAAAAACCAACCGCGCTGCTGCGTAACTTCCGATAGGACCCCATATGAAATACAGTGATTTATTGGCTGATTGGCTTGTTGAAGCTGGCTATACCACCTGCTTTTTTCTGGCGGGCGGAAACATCATGCACATTCTGGAATCATGCAGCCGCAAGATGAAGATGGTGCCGGTGGTGCATGAAGTGGCGGCGGGAATTGCGGTTGAGTATTTCAATGAATCCCAAAGAGGGGAAACCAAAAAAAGCGAACGCGCCTTTGCGCTGGTCACCGCTGGGCCAGGCCTTACCAATATTATCACCGCCATGGGCGGCGCATATCTTGAATCGCGCGAATTGCTGGTGATTGGTGGGCAGGTAAAAACGGCAGATTTGGCGCGCGGTAAACTGCGCCAGAACGGTATTCAGGAAATCGACGGCGTTGCGCTGGCAAAACCGGTTTGTGTGCTATCTACATTAATGGATGATGTTGTTGCGCAGGATAAATTTACCGACATGGCAAAAGCGGGTAGCAGCGGCCGCAAGGGGCCGGTGTTTATCGAATTACCGCTGGATATTCAGGCGCGTAATGTTGATGAAAAAACATTAAACAAACCAACCACGTCCAAAGCCACATCATTTAATCCGATTGCAAAGGGTGATCTGGAAAAACTGGCAGCGCGCATTAAAGATGCCAAACGTCCTGTATTATTACTGGGCGGCGGAATCGACCGCGATGTTGCGGCAAGCATCCATTTCGAAAAACTGGGAATTCCCGTGACCACCACATGGAATGGCGCTGACCGTGTGCCGGCGGATATGCCAAATTATTTTGGCCGTCCGAACACATGGGGCATGCGTTATTCGAATTTGGTAATGCAGCAAGCGGATGTGCTGGTTGCATTGGGCACACGCCTTGGCATGCAACAAACCGGATTTAACTGGCAGGAATTTGTGCCCGTTGGAAAAGTCATTCAGGTGGAATGCGATAAAGCCGAATTGGAAAAAGGGCATCCGGTGGTTGATTGGCCGATTTGCGGCGATGCGAATGAGGTTTTGAAATTTTTAAGCAGCGCAAACCTTGGCGAACATAAAGAATGGATTGACCATTGCCGTTTAATCAAAAAAGAACTCCCCATGGTGGAGGAAGGCAATACAACAGGTGAAGGATTTATCTCGCCATACCATTTTGTCAGCAAGCTTTCTGCCCTGTGCGAAAAAGGCGATGTGATTATTCCATGCAGCTCTGGCAGCGCTTTTACCAGCATGATGCAGGTATTTGAATTAAAGCAAGGCCAGCGAATGGTCACCAATAAGGGCCTCGCATCGATGGGGTATGGGCTTTCCGGCGCGATTGGCGCAGCCATGGCGGCAAATGGCCAACGCACGATTTTGGTGGAAGGTGATGGCGGCTTTTCGCAAAACATTCAGGAAATCGGCACGGCTGCTGCCAACAAGCTAAACCTCAAAATCTTTATCTATGATGATAATGGTTATGCATCTATTCGTATGACGCAGAGCAATTATTTTGGTGGCCGCTATGTGGGCTGTGATGGCGCAACGGGTTTGGGTTTGCCACACTGGGCAAAATTATTCTCGGCGTGGGATGTGCCAACAATGAATTTAAAACCCGGTTTTGAAAACGATGCCGCGTTCAAAAAAGCCTTTGCTGAAAAAGGTCCGGCTGCTTTTATCGTTCCGGTTGACCCCAAGCAGACCTATTTCCCCAAAATTACCAGCCGCGTTACTGAAAGCGGCGGCATGGTATCGAATCCCTTGCACCGGATGTCGCCAGACCTTCCTGAGGCGCAGTATGCCAGACTTGCCAAATACCTTGCTTAACGCTGGTTTTTAAGGGGCAAAAAGCGCTAAGCGGTGTTTGCCAGCCAGCCTAAATAATGCTATCAAAGCCCCACAAAAAAGATGGGTAACCGGACGAGCGAGGCAAGGCCATGGAAAGCAAACACAAGGGCATAAAAGCAGTGATTTTGGCGGGCGGCAAAGGTACGCGCCTTTCCGAAGAAACTGTGTCATTGCCAAAGCCACTGGTTGAAGTTGGCGGTCGCCCCATCCTTTGGCACATCATGAAAATTTATGCCGCGCATGGCATTCGTGATTTCGTGATTTGCCTTGGCTATAAAGGGTTCAAGATTAAAGAATATTTTTTGAATTATGGCTTGCACAATGTGGACATCAGCGTCGATACGCGTGGTGGCGGCGTGCAGCTTCATCAAGAATCCCAAGAAGACTGGCATATCACACTTGCTGAAACCGGCGAAGAAACCCAAACCGGTGGCCGTGTGCGCCGTGTACGTCGTTATCTGGATGATACTCAGCCCTTCTGTTTGACCTATGGTGATGGTGTGGGCGATGTGGATATTTCCAAGAGCATTGAGTTTCATAAGCAACATGGCAAGCTCGCAACAGTTACCGCTGTGCAACCGCTGGCGCGTTTTGGTTCGCTCGACATTCAGCCCAATGGTTCGGTCAAACAATTCGTTGAAAAACCTGTTACCGAAAGCGGCCTTATTAATGGCGGGTTCTTTGTATTAAACCCCAAGGTGATTGATTATATCTCCGGCGATGACATGCCGTGGGAACGTGACCCGCTCGAAAACATTGCAAAAGATGGGCAGTTGATGGCGTTTGAACATCACGGATTCTGGCAGCCCATGGATACACTGCGCGACCGCAATCATCTGGATGCGATGTGGGAAAAAAATAAAGCGCCATGGAAAATCTGGAGCGATGAAAAGCCAAAAGAAATCGCCAATGGTGGCAAGAGGCGTTTTGCATGAGCGGTGTAAATCCACACAAGGATTTTTGGCGCGGCAAGCGCGTATTCCTGACAGGGCATACGGGGTTTAAGGGTGGCTGGCTTGCGCTGTGGCTAAAGCAATTGGGCGCAGTGGTGCATGGGTTTTCGCTGCAACCACCTACCGTTCCAAATCTCTTTACGCTTGCCAATGTGGAAGGCGCGGTTAGTCATCAGATCGGCGATATCCGTGATGGCGAAACATTAAAAAGCGCAGTAAAGAATTTTAAGCCGGATATCGTGTTGCATTTGGCAGCGCAGCCGATTTTGCGTTTATCTTATGACGAACCCGTTGAAACCTATGCAACCAACGTCATGGGTACTGTGCACATGCTGGAAGCGGTGCGCGCGGCGCCATCGGTGCAGGTGACGCTCGTTATCACGACCGATAAATGCTATG contains:
- a CDS encoding 3-dehydroquinate synthase family protein → MQQKFSISSSTGNYDVEVASGLYQQFMAQGQNLIAICDERFAADFEKAGVKAIALRSEETVKSLDAIPAIITQLRKLGTTRDTLLLAVGGGIVQDVSAFCAAIYMRGLDWIYMPTTLLGMADSCIGGKSSINVGEYKNIVGTFNPPRRVLIDPAFTATLNAEQIAAGMIEAAKICYCRGLDSWNAYMATTPSATMGEGGFARVIATSLAAKKWFIETDEFDKGERLLLNFGHTFGHALEGASHYRVSHGIAVGVGMLCALALEERMGANYASQPHVAVMRQHVEELLALVTDLPAALEGVTAPDLFDRFSSDKKHKVDGYRVVVVAADGRAQLKTLPKNDESRTHLTAAMEHVLTSLRKKTNRAAA
- a CDS encoding thiamine pyrophosphate-binding protein, giving the protein MKYSDLLADWLVEAGYTTCFFLAGGNIMHILESCSRKMKMVPVVHEVAAGIAVEYFNESQRGETKKSERAFALVTAGPGLTNIITAMGGAYLESRELLVIGGQVKTADLARGKLRQNGIQEIDGVALAKPVCVLSTLMDDVVAQDKFTDMAKAGSSGRKGPVFIELPLDIQARNVDEKTLNKPTTSKATSFNPIAKGDLEKLAARIKDAKRPVLLLGGGIDRDVAASIHFEKLGIPVTTTWNGADRVPADMPNYFGRPNTWGMRYSNLVMQQADVLVALGTRLGMQQTGFNWQEFVPVGKVIQVECDKAELEKGHPVVDWPICGDANEVLKFLSSANLGEHKEWIDHCRLIKKELPMVEEGNTTGEGFISPYHFVSKLSALCEKGDVIIPCSSGSAFTSMMQVFELKQGQRMVTNKGLASMGYGLSGAIGAAMAANGQRTILVEGDGGFSQNIQEIGTAAANKLNLKIFIYDDNGYASIRMTQSNYFGGRYVGCDGATGLGLPHWAKLFSAWDVPTMNLKPGFENDAAFKKAFAEKGPAAFIVPVDPKQTYFPKITSRVTESGGMVSNPLHRMSPDLPEAQYARLAKYLA
- the rfbF gene encoding glucose-1-phosphate cytidylyltransferase, which gives rise to MKAVILAGGKGTRLSEETVSLPKPLVEVGGRPILWHIMKIYAAHGIRDFVICLGYKGFKIKEYFLNYGLHNVDISVDTRGGGVQLHQESQEDWHITLAETGEETQTGGRVRRVRRYLDDTQPFCLTYGDGVGDVDISKSIEFHKQHGKLATVTAVQPLARFGSLDIQPNGSVKQFVEKPVTESGLINGGFFVLNPKVIDYISGDDMPWERDPLENIAKDGQLMAFEHHGFWQPMDTLRDRNHLDAMWEKNKAPWKIWSDEKPKEIANGGKRRFA